In Deltaproteobacteria bacterium, a single window of DNA contains:
- a CDS encoding aminopeptidase P family protein, which yields MHTLMQTRREALRKKLAQKALGSLMVSVAENRRYLSGFTGEDGQFDESAGFLFVTADDALLATDSRYLLQAEKEAGDCTIFCYRESPAKALAEIAAKLKIRKMGFESRRVSFKQFDEFRRALEKAHSLVELTPTENIVEELRVVKQQVEIEATRKALAVAESAFMETISLLRPGMTEKEVAWLLEKSMRQAGADSLSFPTIVAAGPNSALPHAVPTDRAIQVGEPILFDWGARVDGYCSDTSRTLILGAASDEFRRVFDTVRQAQQMAIQAIRAGASTKQVDSVARDYIEKNGFKGKFGHALGHGTGLAIHEGPRLSPLRDSALDECALVTVEPGIYVPGWGGVRLENQVVVRKKEAEVLNRLDLEIELSS from the coding sequence GTGCATACACTCATGCAGACAAGAAGGGAGGCTTTGAGAAAGAAGCTGGCCCAAAAAGCGTTGGGTAGTTTGATGGTGTCGGTAGCGGAAAACCGTCGCTACCTGAGTGGTTTTACCGGTGAAGACGGCCAGTTCGACGAATCGGCCGGTTTCCTGTTCGTCACTGCTGACGATGCGTTGCTGGCGACGGACTCGCGCTATCTCCTGCAGGCTGAAAAGGAAGCCGGCGACTGCACGATTTTCTGCTACAGAGAGAGCCCGGCCAAAGCGCTGGCCGAAATTGCCGCAAAGCTGAAAATCCGGAAGATGGGATTCGAAAGCCGCCGGGTTTCCTTCAAACAGTTCGATGAGTTCCGGCGGGCCCTGGAAAAGGCGCATAGCCTCGTGGAACTGACGCCCACCGAAAACATCGTGGAAGAACTCCGGGTGGTCAAACAGCAGGTCGAAATCGAAGCCACCCGCAAGGCGCTTGCCGTTGCCGAATCCGCTTTCATGGAAACCATTTCACTGTTGCGGCCGGGCATGACGGAAAAAGAGGTCGCCTGGCTGTTGGAAAAAAGCATGCGCCAAGCCGGTGCCGACAGCCTCTCTTTCCCGACGATCGTTGCGGCAGGCCCCAACAGCGCCCTGCCCCATGCGGTCCCCACCGATCGTGCCATACAGGTCGGCGAGCCGATCCTGTTCGACTGGGGCGCCCGCGTAGACGGCTACTGCTCCGACACATCCAGGACCCTGATTTTAGGCGCCGCCTCCGACGAATTCCGCCGGGTTTTCGATACCGTCAGACAGGCCCAACAGATGGCCATTCAGGCGATCCGCGCCGGTGCCAGCACCAAGCAGGTAGACAGCGTCGCACGCGACTACATCGAAAAAAATGGTTTCAAAGGAAAGTTCGGCCACGCCCTGGGGCATGGAACCGGATTGGCCATCCATGAAGGCCCCCGTTTGAGCCCGTTGAGGGACTCGGCTCTGGATGAATGCGCACTGGTCACTGTGGAGCCGGGCATTTATGTGCCGGGATGGGGCGGCGTCCGTCTTGAAAACCAGGTAGTCGTCCGAAAAAAAGAGGCTGAAGTGTTGAACCGCCTGGATTTGGAAATCGAGCTTTCCTCGTGA
- a CDS encoding adenylate/guanylate cyclase domain-containing protein — protein MQQEPLMLNLLKKIFRLNPVTLTVILIALGILLYLIEIPFLELVELKTVDLRFAGRKNVSQNSKVVLAVIDEKSVDREGKWVWPRSKIADLVTKLSDAGAEVIALDLVMSEPDEKSVVSTIAGIERNLTNLDADNKAYLEKLKKSSDNDRLLADAILGSKAKVVLGYFFQMEKEHSGDEDEALAREEAHSIRSSRYGITRYLSGSAMQAPLFKAMVANGNIPSIASTTEYSGYFNMFPDIDGVVRWIPAVISYRDETYAPLSLMTVSALLGERPRLMVADYGVEKVEIGPYAIPTDELGRIMINYRGDAKTFRHISITDILNGEVPADVFSGKIVMVGATAVGIYDMRVTPFSSVFPGVEIHANIVDSVLSRDFLFQPAWAGVFDIAVIVLAGAILGFVLPRVSVFPGIATAGLLFFGHMYFCRYIFNARGWILNMVYPLMVILAVYIGITAYKYLVESRQKRFIRNAFSTYLAPTVVKKLIDSPETLELGGEERDITAFFSDVQGFTSISEKLTPAELVELLNEFLTEMTDIILQHEGTVDKFEGDAIIAFFGAPNELGNQAETAAITCVHMQKRLHELRLKWKSEGRPELKMRIGLCTGPAVVGNMGSRNRMDYTMMGDTVNTAARLEGVNKVYGIYSLVCEQTFKRAGDRVVGREIDAINVVGKKEPVVVYQLLGFPEETDEKIRGTIQHYAAGLQNYRQMRWDDALACFQAALEISPDDGPSMTMAGRCREYRQNPPAAGWNGSYTMKTK, from the coding sequence ATGCAACAGGAACCCTTGATGCTCAACCTGCTGAAAAAAATCTTCAGGCTCAATCCGGTTACGCTCACCGTCATTCTTATCGCTCTCGGCATCCTGCTCTATCTGATCGAAATACCTTTCCTGGAACTCGTGGAGTTGAAAACCGTAGACCTGCGGTTTGCCGGGAGGAAAAACGTTTCTCAAAATTCCAAGGTCGTTTTAGCGGTCATAGATGAAAAAAGCGTCGACCGTGAGGGGAAATGGGTCTGGCCGCGGTCGAAAATCGCCGACCTCGTAACGAAGTTGTCCGATGCCGGCGCCGAGGTAATCGCCCTGGACCTCGTGATGTCCGAGCCCGATGAAAAAAGTGTGGTGAGCACCATTGCCGGGATCGAACGCAACCTGACGAATCTGGATGCCGACAACAAGGCATATCTGGAAAAACTGAAAAAGAGCTCCGACAACGACCGACTGCTGGCCGACGCCATCCTTGGATCCAAAGCCAAGGTCGTGCTGGGTTACTTTTTTCAGATGGAAAAAGAACACAGCGGAGACGAAGACGAGGCGCTGGCGCGAGAGGAGGCACACAGTATTCGCAGCTCCCGTTACGGCATTACGCGTTACCTCAGCGGATCGGCGATGCAGGCGCCTCTTTTTAAAGCCATGGTTGCCAACGGGAATATTCCTTCCATCGCATCGACCACCGAGTACAGCGGTTATTTCAACATGTTTCCGGATATCGACGGGGTCGTGCGCTGGATACCGGCCGTCATCAGCTACCGGGACGAGACGTATGCCCCGCTTTCGCTGATGACGGTGAGCGCTCTTCTCGGCGAGCGCCCTCGGCTGATGGTGGCGGATTACGGCGTCGAAAAGGTCGAAATCGGCCCATACGCTATTCCGACGGATGAACTGGGGCGCATCATGATCAACTACCGGGGCGACGCCAAAACCTTCCGGCACATATCGATCACCGACATCCTGAACGGAGAGGTCCCGGCGGATGTTTTCAGTGGCAAAATCGTCATGGTGGGCGCCACGGCCGTGGGTATCTACGACATGCGTGTGACCCCGTTTTCGAGTGTTTTCCCGGGGGTAGAAATCCATGCCAATATCGTTGACAGCGTGCTTTCGAGAGACTTCCTTTTTCAACCCGCCTGGGCGGGCGTCTTCGACATCGCGGTGATCGTGCTTGCCGGCGCAATCCTCGGCTTCGTCCTGCCCAGGGTAAGCGTGTTCCCGGGCATTGCAACGGCCGGCCTGCTCTTTTTCGGACACATGTATTTCTGCCGTTATATCTTCAACGCCCGCGGATGGATCCTCAACATGGTCTATCCCCTGATGGTCATATTGGCGGTGTACATCGGCATCACGGCCTACAAATACCTGGTGGAATCACGGCAAAAACGCTTTATCCGCAATGCCTTTTCCACCTATCTGGCTCCGACGGTCGTCAAGAAGCTCATCGATTCGCCCGAGACCCTGGAATTGGGGGGGGAGGAGCGGGATATCACGGCATTTTTCTCGGATGTCCAAGGGTTCACGAGCATTTCCGAAAAATTGACGCCGGCCGAGTTGGTGGAGCTGCTGAACGAGTTCCTGACCGAAATGACGGACATCATCCTGCAGCATGAAGGCACCGTGGACAAGTTCGAAGGAGACGCCATCATTGCCTTCTTCGGAGCGCCCAACGAGCTGGGAAACCAGGCGGAAACGGCGGCAATAACCTGTGTCCATATGCAGAAACGCCTGCATGAACTGCGTCTGAAATGGAAGAGCGAAGGGCGTCCGGAACTGAAAATGCGGATAGGGTTGTGCACCGGGCCCGCCGTTGTCGGGAACATGGGTTCCAGAAATCGAATGGACTACACCATGATGGGAGACACGGTCAACACCGCCGCCCGGCTCGAAGGGGTGAACAAGGTTTACGGCATCTACTCCCTGGTCTGTGAACAAACGTTCAAGCGGGCCGGCGACCGGGTGGTCGGCCGCGAAATTGACGCCATCAACGTTGTGGGCAAGAAGGAACCCGTCGTGGTCTACCAGCTTCTTGGTTTTCCCGAAGAGACGGATGAAAAAATACGGGGCACGATCCAACACTACGCGGCCGGGCTCCAAAACTACCGGCAGATGCGGTGGGATGACGCCCTCGCGTGTTTCCAGGCCGCCCTGGAAATTAGCCCCGATGACGGCCCCAGTATGACCATGGCCGGACGCTGCAGGGAATACCGCCAAAATCCGCCTGCGGCCGGCTGGAACGGTTCCTACACCATGAAAACGAAATAA
- the xerD gene encoding site-specific tyrosine recombinase XerD, giving the protein MPPSLDQLVDRYFNYILVEKGLAEKTIESYSRDMARFLSYLKSEAKVDTIAAVDTAVVLQYLIHLRASGLGTGSRARHLVTIRGFFRFLRQEKIIESNPTQVVELPKRGQKLPDVLSLREVESLLSAPDRERPVGIRDAAMIELMYAAGLRVSELTGLKLQDVNLEAGFTRVFGKGSKERVVPFGRYAGESLRRYTEHARPVLLKTYSSAYLFVARAGRPMTRQGFWKLLKKYALKAGIAKNITPHTLRHSFASHLLEGGADLRVVQVMLGHVDISTTQIYTHVARSHLKKMHARFHPRG; this is encoded by the coding sequence ATGCCACCTTCTCTCGACCAACTCGTCGACCGCTATTTCAATTATATCCTCGTCGAAAAAGGCCTGGCCGAAAAAACCATCGAATCCTACAGCCGGGACATGGCCAGGTTTTTGTCATATCTGAAAAGTGAAGCGAAAGTCGACACCATAGCCGCCGTCGACACGGCGGTAGTCCTGCAATACCTCATACACCTGCGGGCTTCCGGTCTGGGAACCGGTTCGCGGGCACGGCACCTGGTCACCATCAGGGGATTTTTCAGGTTTCTGAGACAGGAGAAAATAATTGAAAGCAACCCTACCCAGGTGGTGGAACTTCCCAAACGGGGGCAGAAACTGCCGGATGTATTGTCCTTGCGCGAGGTCGAATCCCTCCTGAGCGCGCCCGACAGGGAAAGACCTGTCGGGATCCGGGACGCGGCCATGATCGAGCTCATGTACGCCGCCGGGTTGAGGGTTTCGGAACTGACCGGCCTGAAACTCCAGGATGTCAACCTCGAAGCGGGATTCACCCGCGTCTTCGGAAAAGGTTCAAAGGAGCGCGTCGTGCCTTTCGGCCGTTATGCAGGCGAAAGTCTCCGGCGCTACACGGAACATGCCCGGCCCGTGCTTTTGAAGACATACAGCAGTGCGTACCTCTTTGTCGCCAGAGCCGGCAGGCCCATGACCCGTCAAGGGTTCTGGAAGCTTTTGAAAAAATATGCACTTAAGGCGGGCATTGCCAAAAACATCACCCCGCACACGCTGCGCCACTCCTTCGCCAGTCACCTGTTAGAAGGGGGCGCCGATCTCAGGGTCGTACAGGTTATGCTGGGCCATGTTGACATTTCGACGACACAGATATATACGCACGTTGCCCGCAGCCATCTAAAAAAGATGCATGCAAGATTTCACCCCAGAGGATAA
- a CDS encoding PfaD family polyunsaturated fatty acid/polyketide biosynthesis protein: MGHHTILGYWDGGDIRPEPYEKIIAAALQEVREPVYLIEQNGGIHIAHHGNVHLSPLERPETAQPLVAVVPPLTPESLGDPDLKAALGVRYAYVVGAMANAITSVDMVEAAGRAGAIGFFGAAGLDVTAIEQAAVELKRRGENMPYGFNLIHSPGDPELEFKTVELYLDHGIKLISASAYMDLTPPLVYYRLKGIHRDPSGTVVCPNRIVGKISREEVARRFFSPPPVKIVDRLVEQGLISRTEADLSPFVPMADIVTAEADSGGHTDNRPALTLLPTILALRNQMADKHGFTTPLHVGLGGGIATPSAAAAAFSMGAAYVLTGSINQACVEAGTSDTVRKMLAEAGQADVAMAPAADMFEMGVKVQVLKRGTMFPLKAAKLYDLYTRHPNYASIPEKERMALERDYFRCSFDEQWRRTRRFFETRDPSQIEKAAADPRHKMALVFRSYLGQSSNWANSGEPTRQMDYQVWCGPSIGAFNAWTKGTLLERTDNRHTAEVAMNLMLGAATLLRASQLTMQGVALPRHALDYPPKPLSEIRKLMGTT; encoded by the coding sequence ATGGGTCATCACACCATATTGGGATACTGGGATGGCGGCGACATCAGGCCGGAGCCCTATGAAAAGATCATTGCCGCAGCCCTTCAGGAGGTCCGTGAGCCGGTCTATCTGATCGAGCAGAACGGCGGTATCCACATCGCGCACCACGGCAATGTTCATCTTTCACCCCTGGAACGGCCTGAAACGGCACAGCCGCTAGTGGCCGTCGTCCCTCCCCTGACGCCGGAATCTCTGGGGGATCCCGATCTCAAAGCGGCCCTGGGGGTGCGCTACGCCTACGTTGTCGGCGCCATGGCCAATGCCATCACATCGGTGGATATGGTGGAAGCGGCCGGACGCGCAGGCGCGATCGGTTTCTTCGGCGCCGCAGGCCTCGACGTTACCGCCATCGAACAGGCTGCCGTCGAGCTCAAACGCCGCGGGGAAAACATGCCCTACGGCTTCAACCTCATCCACAGCCCCGGGGACCCGGAACTCGAATTCAAGACGGTGGAACTCTATCTGGACCACGGCATAAAACTGATCAGTGCATCCGCTTATATGGATTTGACGCCGCCACTCGTGTACTACCGTTTAAAAGGCATCCACCGTGACCCTTCCGGCACCGTCGTCTGCCCCAACCGTATCGTGGGGAAAATATCCCGTGAAGAGGTCGCCCGAAGATTCTTCTCGCCTCCGCCGGTAAAAATAGTAGACCGCCTGGTGGAGCAGGGGCTTATTTCCAGAACGGAAGCGGATCTGTCGCCTTTCGTGCCCATGGCCGACATCGTTACGGCCGAGGCCGACTCCGGTGGGCACACCGACAATCGCCCGGCCTTGACGCTCCTGCCGACCATTCTTGCGCTGCGCAATCAGATGGCCGATAAGCACGGGTTCACAACGCCCCTGCATGTGGGCCTCGGCGGCGGCATCGCCACACCCAGTGCCGCGGCGGCCGCCTTTTCCATGGGGGCGGCCTATGTGCTGACCGGCAGCATCAATCAGGCCTGTGTCGAGGCGGGTACATCGGACACGGTCAGAAAAATGCTGGCCGAAGCCGGTCAGGCGGATGTCGCCATGGCTCCCGCGGCGGACATGTTTGAAATGGGTGTCAAGGTCCAGGTGTTGAAAAGAGGTACCATGTTTCCCCTGAAGGCGGCAAAACTGTATGACCTATATACACGCCACCCCAATTATGCATCGATTCCTGAAAAGGAACGCATGGCTCTGGAACGTGATTACTTCCGATGCTCCTTCGACGAGCAATGGCGCCGGACCCGTCGCTTTTTCGAGACCCGCGATCCGTCCCAGATTGAAAAAGCGGCCGCCGATCCCCGGCACAAAATGGCGCTCGTGTTCCGATCGTATCTGGGCCAGTCGTCGAATTGGGCCAACAGCGGTGAGCCGACGCGTCAAATGGACTATCAGGTATGGTGCGGCCCCTCCATCGGGGCCTTCAACGCCTGGACGAAAGGGACCCTTCTCGAACGAACGGACAACCGCCATACCGCGGAAGTCGCCATGAATCTCATGCTGGGGGCCGCCACACTCCTTCGGGCGAGCCAGCTGACGATGCAGGGGGTCGCCCTGCCGCGACATGCGCTGGACTACCCGCCCAAACCCCTGTCTGAGATTCGCAAACTGATGGGCACCACGTAA